A genomic stretch from Halorhodospira halophila SL1 includes:
- a CDS encoding valine--tRNA ligase, with protein sequence MEKTYDPSAIESRLYELWEQGGHFAPSGEGSPYCIMIPPPNVTGTLHMGHAFQDTVMDALVRYHRMDGHNTLWQPGTDHAGIATQMVVERQLEAEGLSRHDLGRERFLERVWQWKAESGGTIQNQLRRMGASVDWRRERFTMDEGLSEAVTEVFVRLYEEDLLYRGERLVNWDPVLHTAVSDLEVVSAEEQGHIWHMVYPLADGSGSVVVATTRPETMLGDTAVAVNPEDERYTHLIGKSVRLPLVGREIPIIGDDYVDPSFGSGCLKITPAHDFNDFAVGERHDLPRINVLTEDARINTNAPERYQGLDRYEARKQIVEDLRTEGLLQQVEDHKLMVPRGDRSGAVIEPYLTWQWFVRAEPLARPAIEAVEDGRIRFIPGNWDKTYYEWLRNIEDWCISRQIWWGHRIPAWYDEQGHVYVGRSEAEVRERHGLGDAPLTRDDDVLDTWFSSALWPFSTLGWPEQTDALRTFYPTSVLVTGFDIIFFWVARMIMFGLHFMGEVPFREIYIHGLVRDPEGQKMSKSKGNVLDPLDIVDGIDLESLVTKRTADMMQPQLAERIEAMTRRHYPDGIKAHGTDALRFTFASLATTGRDVVFDLGRVEGYRNFCNKLWNAARYVLMNTEGADCGSGGPVELGAAERWIRSRLDRTVAEVRQAFADYRLDQAAQAIYEFTWDEYCDWYLELSKPALREGTAAQARGTRQTLIQVLEELLRLTHPLMPFITEAIWQRVAPVAGAQGETIMRQPFPAADAQRRDATAEAEIDWVQRVILGVRRIRGEMDISPSQPVPVLLRHAGEQDRARLAEHQGFVTTLARLESIRVLEADEQPPESALALAGEMEVLVPMAGLVDKEAELARLAKERTRLEGEIERAEKKLGNESFVAKAPAEVVDKERAKLNEAQQALEKVAEQERRVEAL encoded by the coding sequence ATGGAGAAGACGTACGACCCGAGCGCAATCGAGTCCCGACTCTACGAGCTCTGGGAGCAGGGCGGCCACTTCGCCCCCTCCGGCGAGGGCAGCCCGTACTGCATCATGATCCCGCCGCCGAACGTCACCGGCACCCTGCACATGGGGCACGCCTTCCAGGACACGGTGATGGACGCCCTGGTGCGCTACCACCGCATGGACGGCCACAACACCCTCTGGCAGCCGGGCACCGACCACGCCGGGATCGCCACGCAGATGGTCGTCGAGCGCCAGCTCGAGGCCGAGGGGCTGAGCCGCCACGACCTGGGCCGCGAGCGCTTCCTGGAGCGAGTCTGGCAGTGGAAGGCCGAATCCGGCGGCACCATCCAGAACCAGCTGCGGCGCATGGGCGCCTCGGTGGACTGGCGCCGCGAGCGCTTCACCATGGACGAGGGCCTCTCCGAGGCGGTTACCGAGGTCTTCGTACGCCTCTACGAGGAGGATCTGCTCTACCGCGGCGAGCGCCTGGTCAACTGGGATCCGGTGCTGCACACCGCCGTCTCGGACCTGGAGGTGGTCTCCGCCGAGGAGCAGGGCCACATCTGGCACATGGTCTACCCGCTGGCCGACGGCAGCGGCTCGGTGGTGGTGGCCACCACCCGGCCGGAGACCATGCTCGGCGACACCGCCGTGGCCGTTAACCCGGAGGACGAGCGCTACACCCATCTGATCGGCAAGAGCGTGCGCCTGCCCCTGGTCGGCCGCGAGATCCCGATCATCGGCGACGACTACGTCGACCCGAGCTTCGGCAGCGGCTGCCTGAAGATCACCCCGGCCCACGACTTCAACGACTTCGCCGTCGGCGAGCGCCACGACCTGCCGCGGATCAACGTCCTCACCGAGGACGCCCGCATCAACACCAACGCCCCGGAGCGCTACCAGGGGCTGGACCGCTACGAGGCCCGCAAGCAGATCGTCGAGGACCTGCGCACCGAGGGCCTTCTGCAGCAGGTCGAGGACCACAAACTGATGGTCCCGCGCGGCGACCGCAGCGGCGCCGTCATTGAGCCGTACCTGACCTGGCAGTGGTTCGTGCGCGCCGAGCCGCTGGCCCGCCCGGCCATCGAGGCCGTCGAGGACGGGCGCATCCGCTTCATCCCCGGCAACTGGGACAAGACCTACTACGAGTGGCTGCGCAACATCGAGGACTGGTGCATCTCGCGGCAGATCTGGTGGGGCCACCGCATCCCGGCCTGGTACGACGAGCAGGGCCACGTCTACGTGGGCCGCTCCGAGGCCGAGGTCCGCGAGCGCCACGGCCTGGGCGACGCGCCGCTGACCCGCGACGACGATGTCCTCGACACCTGGTTCTCGTCGGCCCTGTGGCCCTTCTCCACCCTGGGCTGGCCCGAGCAGACCGATGCCCTGCGCACCTTCTACCCGACCTCGGTGCTGGTCACCGGCTTCGACATCATCTTCTTCTGGGTCGCCCGGATGATCATGTTCGGGCTGCACTTCATGGGCGAGGTACCGTTCCGCGAGATCTACATCCACGGCCTGGTGCGCGACCCCGAAGGGCAGAAGATGTCCAAATCCAAGGGCAACGTCCTCGACCCGCTGGACATCGTCGACGGCATCGATCTGGAATCCCTCGTCACCAAACGCACCGCCGATATGATGCAGCCGCAGCTGGCTGAGCGCATCGAGGCCATGACCCGCCGCCACTACCCGGACGGCATCAAGGCCCACGGCACCGACGCCCTGCGCTTTACCTTCGCCTCGCTGGCGACCACCGGGCGGGACGTGGTCTTCGACCTCGGCCGGGTCGAGGGCTACCGCAACTTCTGCAACAAGCTCTGGAACGCCGCCCGCTACGTGCTGATGAACACCGAGGGCGCCGACTGCGGCAGCGGCGGGCCGGTGGAGCTGGGCGCCGCCGAGCGCTGGATCCGCTCGCGACTGGATCGCACCGTCGCCGAGGTCCGCCAGGCCTTCGCCGACTACCGCCTGGACCAGGCGGCGCAGGCCATCTACGAGTTCACCTGGGACGAGTACTGCGACTGGTACCTGGAGCTCTCCAAGCCGGCCCTGCGCGAGGGCACCGCGGCCCAGGCCCGCGGCACCCGGCAGACGCTGATCCAGGTCCTCGAGGAGCTGCTGCGCCTGACCCACCCGCTGATGCCGTTCATCACCGAGGCGATCTGGCAGCGCGTCGCCCCGGTCGCCGGTGCCCAGGGCGAGACGATCATGCGCCAGCCCTTCCCGGCGGCGGATGCGCAGCGGCGCGACGCCACCGCCGAGGCCGAGATCGACTGGGTCCAGCGGGTCATCCTCGGCGTGCGGCGCATCCGCGGCGAGATGGACATCTCGCCGAGCCAGCCGGTGCCGGTGCTGCTGCGCCACGCCGGCGAACAGGACCGGGCGCGACTCGCCGAGCACCAGGGCTTCGTCACCACCCTCGCCCGGCTGGAGTCGATCCGGGTGCTGGAGGCCGACGAGCAGCCGCCGGAGTCGGCCCTCGCCCTGGCCGGCGAGATGGAGGTCCTGGTGCCCATGGCCGGCCTGGTCGACAAGGAGGCCGAGCTCGCCCGCCTGGCCAAGGAGCGGACGCGGCTCGAGGGCGAGATCGAGCGCGCCGAGAAGAAACTCGGCAACGAGAGCTTCGTCGCCAAGGCCCCGGCCGAGGTGGTGGACAAGGAGCGCGCGAAGCTCAACGAGGCGCAGCAGGCCCTGGAGAAGGTCGCCGAACAAGAGCGGCGGGTGGAGGCGCTCTAA
- a CDS encoding HepT-like ribonuclease domain-containing protein has translation MSEPGARQWSFYLDDMIRFANKVQAYTDGLDFASFVANELVYDATLRNLELIGEAATHIPEQVRSSSPKIPWRMIIATRNRLIHGYLGIDQETVWSIVREEIPELLRELEALREQCRTL, from the coding sequence ATGTCTGAACCCGGTGCAAGGCAATGGTCATTTTACTTGGATGACATGATCCGGTTTGCCAATAAGGTGCAGGCTTACACGGATGGCCTAGATTTCGCTAGTTTCGTGGCGAACGAACTGGTCTATGATGCCACCCTCCGTAACCTGGAGCTGATCGGCGAGGCGGCCACGCATATCCCGGAGCAGGTTCGGTCTTCATCGCCAAAGATCCCTTGGCGCATGATCATTGCGACGCGGAACAGGCTGATCCACGGTTACCTTGGCATTGACCAGGAAACGGTCTGGAGCATTGTCCGGGAGGAGATCCCCGAGTTGCTGAGGGAGCTTGAGGCCTTGAGAGAGCAGTGCCGCACCCTGTGA
- a CDS encoding nucleotidyltransferase family protein: MDRDEVLFLLGRSLPELRERFGVERLALFGSTARGTATEGSDVDVLVAFNGPATSRRYFGVQFYLEDLLGCPVDLVTEQALRRELRPYIEQERINV, from the coding sequence ATGGATCGAGACGAAGTATTGTTCCTGCTTGGTCGCAGTTTGCCGGAGTTGCGGGAGCGATTTGGTGTCGAGCGGTTAGCGCTGTTCGGCTCCACGGCGAGGGGAACGGCTACTGAGGGGAGCGACGTTGACGTGCTTGTCGCGTTCAACGGACCTGCCACCTCCCGGCGCTACTTCGGGGTGCAATTCTACCTCGAGGATTTGCTGGGATGCCCGGTGGACTTGGTGACTGAGCAGGCTTTGCGCCGGGAGCTGCGCCCTTACATCGAGCAGGAGCGCATCAATGTCTGA
- the rimI gene encoding ribosomal protein S18-alanine N-acetyltransferase, whose amino-acid sequence MADSIGRARPMTYEDLPTVLAIEQRSVAYPWSGHIFRDCMSAGYGCFVQQQGREILGYLVVSCAAGEGTILNICVDPDWRRHGIASHLIAVAVERAEVMQAENLFLEVRPSNTAAIALYERHGFHEVGRRPDYYPAASGREDALIMARVILPGWNTP is encoded by the coding sequence ATGGCGGATTCGATCGGCAGAGCCCGGCCGATGACCTACGAAGACCTCCCCACCGTGCTCGCCATCGAGCAGCGCTCGGTGGCCTACCCCTGGAGTGGGCACATCTTCCGTGACTGCATGTCGGCGGGCTACGGCTGCTTCGTCCAGCAGCAGGGGCGGGAGATCCTCGGTTATCTGGTGGTCAGCTGCGCCGCCGGCGAGGGCACCATCCTCAACATCTGCGTCGACCCGGACTGGCGCCGGCACGGTATCGCGAGCCACTTGATCGCCGTGGCCGTCGAGCGGGCCGAGGTCATGCAGGCCGAGAATCTCTTCCTTGAGGTGCGCCCGTCCAATACGGCCGCCATCGCCCTCTACGAGCGCCACGGCTTCCACGAGGTGGGCCGGCGGCCGGACTACTATCCGGCCGCCTCCGGTCGTGAGGATGCGCTGATCATGGCAAGGGTCATTCTGCCTGGCTGGAATACGCCTTGA
- a CDS encoding uracil-DNA glycosylase, translating to MDTRRLSYLRQLGVDCYIPRDAAVLEPAAPRQAPSADAAGAVSTPPGPAAPAGPRQEPVAPGAGAQTGSGRAGMEAGSAGGAEPASAPTTAPEPGGAPQAAAPEAGCEDLDWDALEARVAGCHACKLCEGRTQTVFGVGDRQADLVIIGEGPGAEEDRQGEPFVGRAGQLLDAMLAAIDRGRDRGGVYIGNIVKCRPPGNRDPRPDEVAACTPYLRRQLELLEPKAIVALGRVAAQQLLETKSPLAKLRGRVHHYGAQSIPVWVTYHPAYLLRSPGEKAKVWQDLKRIRGLVEE from the coding sequence GTGGATACCCGGCGGCTCAGCTACCTGCGCCAACTGGGGGTGGACTGCTACATCCCCCGCGACGCCGCCGTGCTGGAGCCGGCGGCGCCCCGGCAGGCGCCCTCCGCCGATGCCGCCGGGGCCGTCTCGACGCCGCCTGGGCCTGCGGCGCCCGCCGGTCCCCGGCAGGAGCCGGTAGCCCCGGGGGCGGGGGCCCAGACCGGGTCGGGGCGCGCCGGGATGGAGGCCGGATCGGCGGGCGGTGCGGAGCCGGCGTCGGCGCCGACGACGGCCCCGGAACCGGGCGGGGCCCCGCAAGCGGCGGCCCCGGAGGCGGGCTGCGAGGACCTGGACTGGGACGCCCTCGAGGCCCGGGTGGCCGGCTGTCACGCCTGCAAGCTCTGCGAGGGGCGGACCCAGACGGTCTTCGGCGTCGGCGACCGGCAGGCGGATCTGGTGATCATCGGCGAGGGCCCGGGGGCCGAGGAAGACCGCCAGGGCGAACCCTTCGTCGGGCGGGCCGGGCAACTGCTCGACGCCATGCTCGCCGCCATCGATCGTGGCCGCGACCGCGGCGGGGTCTACATCGGCAACATCGTCAAGTGCCGCCCCCCCGGCAACCGGGACCCGCGGCCCGACGAGGTCGCCGCCTGCACACCGTATCTGCGCCGGCAGCTCGAGCTCCTCGAGCCGAAGGCGATCGTTGCCCTGGGGCGGGTGGCGGCACAGCAGCTGCTGGAGACCAAGTCGCCGCTGGCCAAGCTGCGCGGGCGCGTCCACCACTACGGGGCGCAGTCGATCCCGGTCTGGGTGACCTACCACCCGGCCTACCTTTTGCGCTCGCCCGGCGAGAAGGCCAAGGTGTGGCAGGATCTCAAGCGGATCCGCGGGCTGGTCGAGGAATGA
- a CDS encoding 2-isopropylmalate synthase, which produces MGASDHLYIFDTTLRDGEQSPGASMTREEKVRIAKGLERMRVDVLEAGFPAASTGDFESVRAVAEAIKESRVCALARARDPDIHAAGEALAQAEAGRIHTFIATSPIHMQNKLHMTPDQVVDAAVHAVSLARQLCDDVEFSPEDAGRSEHDFLCRIIEAAIDAGARTINIPDTVGYNLPEQFGGLIRTLRERIPNSDKAVFSVHCHNDLGVAVANSLAAVQAGARQVECTINGLGERAGNAALEEVVMAVKTRQDVFSCSTRINAREIVPTSKLVANITGFHVQPNKAIVGVNAFAHESGIHQDGVLKHRETYEIMRAEDVGWHTNRMVLGKHSGRNAFRSRLEELDIHLDSEEQLNEAFARFKTLADKKHEIFDEDLQALVTEAGAALENERIRLLALHVCSETGEQPEATVSLLIDGEERQAVAPGSGAVDAAFMAVDSLVQSGTELLLYSVNNITSGTDSQGEVTVRLERGGRVANGQGADVDIVIASAKAYINALNKILASPDRRHPQAGDV; this is translated from the coding sequence ATGGGTGCAAGCGACCATCTCTACATCTTCGATACCACGCTGCGCGACGGGGAGCAGAGCCCCGGCGCCTCCATGACCCGCGAGGAGAAGGTGCGCATCGCCAAGGGGCTCGAGCGCATGCGCGTCGACGTCCTCGAGGCCGGCTTCCCGGCGGCGAGCACGGGCGACTTCGAGAGCGTCCGCGCCGTCGCCGAGGCCATCAAGGAGAGCCGGGTCTGCGCCCTGGCGCGGGCGCGGGATCCGGATATCCACGCCGCCGGCGAGGCCCTGGCCCAGGCCGAGGCCGGGCGCATCCACACCTTCATCGCCACCTCGCCGATCCACATGCAGAACAAGCTGCACATGACACCGGATCAGGTGGTGGATGCGGCGGTGCATGCGGTGAGTCTGGCGCGGCAGCTCTGCGACGACGTGGAGTTCTCGCCGGAGGACGCCGGGCGCTCCGAGCACGACTTCCTCTGCCGGATCATCGAGGCGGCCATCGACGCCGGGGCGCGGACCATCAACATCCCGGATACGGTGGGCTACAACCTGCCGGAGCAGTTCGGTGGGCTGATCCGCACCCTGCGCGAGCGCATCCCCAACTCGGACAAGGCGGTGTTCTCGGTGCACTGCCACAACGACCTGGGCGTGGCGGTGGCCAACTCCCTGGCCGCGGTCCAGGCCGGGGCGCGGCAGGTGGAGTGCACCATCAACGGCCTAGGCGAGCGGGCCGGTAACGCCGCCCTCGAGGAGGTGGTCATGGCGGTGAAGACCCGCCAGGACGTCTTCTCCTGCTCGACGCGGATCAACGCCCGCGAGATCGTGCCCACCTCCAAGCTGGTGGCCAACATCACCGGCTTCCACGTCCAGCCGAACAAGGCCATCGTCGGCGTCAACGCCTTCGCCCACGAGTCGGGCATCCACCAGGACGGGGTGCTCAAGCACCGCGAGACCTACGAGATCATGCGCGCCGAGGACGTCGGCTGGCACACCAACCGCATGGTCCTGGGCAAGCACTCCGGGCGGAACGCCTTCCGCTCGCGGCTCGAGGAGCTGGATATCCACCTCGACTCCGAGGAGCAGCTCAACGAGGCCTTCGCCCGCTTCAAGACCCTGGCCGACAAGAAGCACGAGATCTTCGACGAGGACCTGCAGGCGCTGGTCACCGAGGCCGGTGCGGCGCTGGAGAACGAGCGCATCCGGCTGCTCGCGCTGCACGTCTGCTCGGAGACCGGGGAGCAGCCGGAGGCCACCGTGTCGCTGCTGATCGACGGCGAGGAACGTCAGGCGGTGGCCCCGGGCAGCGGCGCGGTGGATGCGGCGTTCATGGCGGTGGACTCGCTGGTGCAGTCGGGCACCGAGCTGTTGCTCTACTCGGTGAACAACATCACCTCCGGGACCGACTCCCAGGGCGAGGTCACCGTGCGTCTGGAGCGCGGCGGCCGGGTGGCCAACGGGCAGGGCGCCGATGTGGACATCGTCATCGCCTCGGCGAAGGCGTATATCAACGCCCTGAACAAGATCCTCGCCTCGCCGGATCGGCGCCACCCGCAGGCCGGAGACGTCTAA
- the pssA gene encoding CDP-diacylglycerol--serine O-phosphatidyltransferase — translation MNKKVRRRGIFLLPNLFTTGCLFFGFLAVISAIDGEFGRAAVAILVAMVFDGLDGRVARLTGTQSDFGVQYDSLADMVSFGLAPAAVAFLWALGNTGAGAPWDNVGWLVAFLFVAGAALRLARFNTQSGVDDKRYFQGLPSPAAAGAVVGLVWFGDRVGLTGLEAAIPVGVVVVLGAVLMVSNVRYESFKELDFRYRVRFTSVAGVVLAMALVALHPPTAICLGFLIYMFSGPVLTVLRLRDRRRHRRA, via the coding sequence ATGAATAAGAAGGTCCGTCGCCGCGGCATCTTCCTGCTCCCCAACCTGTTCACCACGGGCTGCCTCTTCTTCGGCTTCCTGGCGGTGATCTCCGCCATCGACGGCGAGTTCGGGCGGGCCGCCGTGGCCATCCTGGTGGCCATGGTCTTCGATGGCCTCGACGGCCGGGTGGCCCGGCTGACCGGCACCCAGAGTGACTTCGGGGTGCAGTACGACTCCCTGGCCGACATGGTCAGCTTCGGCCTCGCCCCGGCGGCGGTGGCGTTCCTCTGGGCGCTGGGCAACACCGGGGCCGGTGCCCCCTGGGACAACGTCGGCTGGCTGGTGGCCTTCCTCTTCGTCGCCGGGGCGGCGCTGCGTCTGGCGCGGTTCAACACCCAGAGTGGCGTGGACGACAAACGCTACTTCCAGGGGCTGCCCAGTCCGGCGGCCGCTGGCGCGGTGGTCGGCCTGGTCTGGTTCGGTGATCGGGTGGGGCTGACCGGGCTTGAGGCCGCCATCCCGGTAGGGGTGGTGGTGGTGCTCGGTGCCGTGCTGATGGTCAGCAACGTCCGCTACGAGAGCTTCAAGGAGCTCGACTTCCGCTACCGGGTGCGCTTCACCTCCGTGGCGGGGGTGGTGCTGGCCATGGCGCTGGTGGCCCTGCACCCGCCCACGGCCATCTGCCTCGGCTTCCTGATCTACATGTTCTCGGGGCCGGTGCTCACGGTGCTGCGGCTGCGCGACCGGCGCCGGCATCGGCGCGCCTGA
- a CDS encoding rhodanese-like domain-containing protein produces MTELLHWIEEDPVRFVALAAVAILGGRLLWRRLTRRYRPIPVTEAVCWVNDGETLFLDVRTTPETRGGVLPGAVHIPKHQLRRRLQELRSHSAAGGPVVVYCHSGMRSAGAAHLLTRHGFEPVYNLQGGVMAWHAQGLPFESGPGARDE; encoded by the coding sequence ATGACCGAGCTGCTGCACTGGATCGAGGAAGACCCCGTCCGCTTCGTGGCGCTGGCCGCCGTGGCGATTCTCGGCGGGCGTTTGCTCTGGCGCCGGCTGACCCGGCGTTATCGACCGATCCCCGTGACCGAGGCGGTGTGCTGGGTCAACGACGGCGAGACGCTGTTCCTCGATGTGCGGACCACGCCCGAGACCCGCGGCGGTGTCCTCCCTGGTGCCGTGCATATCCCCAAGCACCAGCTGCGCCGGCGCCTGCAGGAGCTGCGCAGCCACTCCGCGGCGGGCGGCCCGGTGGTCGTCTACTGCCACAGCGGCATGCGCTCGGCCGGCGCTGCCCACCTGCTGACCCGCCACGGCTTCGAGCCGGTCTACAACCTCCAGGGTGGGGTCATGGCCTGGCACGCCCAGGGGCTTCCGTTCGAGTCGGGGCCGGGAGCGCGTGATGAATAA
- the ilvC gene encoding ketol-acid reductoisomerase, whose amino-acid sequence MKVYYDQDADLSRITSRRVAIIGYGSQGHAHANNLKESGVNVVVGLRPGSSSAAKAQEAGLEVASVEEATQGADVVMMLVPDEAAPDIYNQQVAPNLKDGAAIAFAHGFNIHYGQIQPAADHDVIMIAPKGPGHTVRSTYVAGAGVPSLIAIEQDASGQAKEIALAYAVANGGGRSGIIETSFREETETDLFGEQTVLCGGIAALIEAGFETLVEAGYAPEMAYFECLHETKLIVDLLYEGGLANMRYSVSNTAEYGDFTRGPRVINEESREAMREILEEIQNGDFAKEYVLENKAGAPTLHARRRLAAEHPIEEVGERLRGMMPWIAANKLVDRD is encoded by the coding sequence ATGAAGGTCTATTACGATCAGGACGCCGATCTTTCGCGGATCACCAGCCGTCGCGTGGCGATCATCGGCTACGGCTCCCAGGGCCATGCGCACGCCAACAACCTCAAGGAGTCCGGCGTCAACGTGGTCGTGGGCCTGCGCCCGGGCTCGAGCTCGGCGGCGAAGGCGCAGGAGGCCGGCCTGGAGGTCGCCTCGGTGGAGGAGGCCACCCAGGGCGCCGATGTGGTCATGATGCTCGTCCCCGACGAGGCGGCCCCGGATATCTACAACCAGCAGGTGGCGCCGAACCTCAAGGATGGTGCGGCGATCGCCTTCGCCCACGGCTTCAACATTCACTACGGGCAGATCCAGCCGGCGGCCGATCACGACGTGATCATGATCGCCCCCAAGGGCCCCGGCCACACCGTGCGCTCGACCTACGTCGCCGGCGCCGGCGTGCCCTCGCTGATCGCCATCGAGCAGGACGCCAGCGGTCAGGCCAAGGAGATCGCCCTGGCCTACGCCGTGGCCAACGGCGGCGGCCGCTCCGGGATCATCGAGACCTCCTTCCGCGAGGAGACCGAGACCGACCTCTTCGGGGAGCAGACCGTGCTCTGCGGCGGCATCGCCGCGCTCATCGAGGCCGGCTTCGAGACCCTGGTGGAGGCCGGTTACGCCCCCGAGATGGCGTACTTCGAGTGCCTGCACGAGACCAAGCTGATCGTCGACCTGCTCTACGAGGGCGGCCTGGCGAACATGCGCTACTCGGTCTCCAACACCGCCGAGTACGGCGACTTCACCCGCGGCCCCCGGGTCATCAACGAGGAGTCCCGCGAGGCGATGCGCGAGATCCTCGAGGAGATCCAGAACGGCGACTTCGCCAAGGAGTACGTGCTGGAGAACAAGGCCGGCGCGCCGACCCTGCACGCCCGCCGCCGTCTGGCCGCCGAGCACCCCATCGAGGAGGTGGGCGAGCGTCTGCGCGGCATGATGCCGTGGATCGCCGCCAACAAGCTCGTCGACCGCGACTGA
- the ilvN gene encoding acetolactate synthase small subunit, whose amino-acid sequence MRHIISMLVENESGALSRISGMFTARGYNIECLTVAPTDDPSISRLTLVTIGDDQIIEQIIKQLNKLLDVIKVVDMTEGKHIEREMMLIKVTAGVAEQREEFKRLTDIFRGRILDVTEKIYTIEMTGTSDKLDAFIEAIGPSNILEVVRSGVIGISRGERHLRV is encoded by the coding sequence ATGCGGCACATCATCTCGATGCTGGTGGAGAACGAATCCGGAGCGCTGTCGCGCATCTCCGGGATGTTCACGGCCCGTGGCTACAACATCGAGTGCCTGACGGTGGCTCCCACCGACGACCCGAGCATCTCGCGGCTGACCCTGGTCACCATCGGCGACGATCAGATCATCGAGCAGATCATCAAGCAGCTGAACAAGCTGCTCGATGTGATCAAGGTCGTCGACATGACCGAGGGCAAGCACATCGAGCGCGAGATGATGCTGATCAAGGTCACCGCCGGCGTTGCCGAGCAGCGCGAGGAGTTCAAGCGCCTGACGGACATCTTCCGTGGCCGCATCCTCGACGTCACCGAGAAGATCTATACCATCGAGATGACCGGCACGAGTGACAAGCTCGACGCCTTCATCGAGGCCATCGGCCCGAGCAACATCCTGGAGGTGGTCCGCTCCGGTGTCATCGGCATCAGCCGCGGCGAGCGCCATCTGCGCGTCTAG